The window GGTGACCCCGGAGGACCGAACCCCCGGCGCTAGCAACGTTAGCTACACGTTCAACGTCGAGTTGACCGACAACATGGGCCGCTATCCAGCCATCGCACGCCCCGAACGGTTCGTCTTCGCCCTCCCGGGAGGAACGCTCGAAACCTGCCGCGGCGAAAGCGGGATGTTCACCTCGACGACGAACTACGAATTATACCTCAAGCAGTACAACGGCAGCGGTTACGAGCGAGCGGATTACACGGTCGATGCCGTCGGCTGGGACGGCGACGCCGTCGAGTTCCGATTCGACTACGGCGAGAGCGACGATCCACCCGAATACGCCGTCGACGATATCCTCGTTCTCGAACTCGACAGCTGTGTCGGCAATCCCGATTCCGAGGACTGGTATCAGGGCGCCGTCTACGGCGAAGGGAAATCCCGACTCGGCGACAACGTCACGTTCGGCCCCACGGCCTCACACTACTTCGCCATCTGTGAGGGCTGTGAAAGCGACGCCGATGGGGAAAGCCAACTCGGACGGCCCCCTTCGGCGACGCCGACACCGACCGCGACGCCAACGCCGACGCCGACTGCAACACCCACTCCGATACCGACCGAGACGGCCACGCCCGAACCGGAGCCGACACCGACCGCGACGCCAACAGCGACCCAGACGCCGACCGCAACGCCGGACGACGGTGCCGAACAGGGCAGCGCGACCGCAACCGAACCCGGAGGTGGAGCCGGAGAGCCGCCTATCGACCCCGACGTGTTCGGGATGGACCCGTTCGTCGTCGTCGGGTTCGTCGCCGGCCTCTCCATCGCAATCGCCGCACTCGGCGCGAGACGACTCTAAGCCGTCCAATACCGATTTTTCCGCGTAATCTCTTCCTTACCCGGTAGTGATGCCTCTCGACACTCACGAGAGAGACGGCATCATGCAGTCTTCAAAAAAGAGGACCAGCGGGAGACAACTCGTATACAGTCTCCGTTCGTCGATGAATCGAGGGGTCGAAGTCGGGAAGACCCCGGTAAGCCAAGGGCCGGATTTGAACCGGCGTATAGTTGCTCTGCAGGCAACCGCGTAAGGCCAGACTCTGCCACCTTGGCGCAATTCAGAATAGCGGAGTGGGGCGTTTAAGCGTAGCGGTCCCGCCGCAGTCAGTAACTGCGCGGCAGACCGAGCGTGTGTTCGGCGACGTGGTTCCGCATCATCTCGGTCGACCCCGGCGCGACCTTACCCAGACGCGAGCCCTTCCACATCTCGATGACCGTATACTCGCGGGAGAAGCCGTTCCCGCCGTGGGTCTGGACCGCAACATCGGTCGCGTCGTGGCCGACCTCCGTCGCCCGAAGCTTCGCCATGTTCGAGACCTCGGCCGTCCGCTTCGGGTCCGCCTCGTTGTCGACCATCCACGCGGCCTTCCGGACGAGGAGGCCCGCCGACTGCAGTTTCGCCCACGAATCCGCGATGGGATGCTGGATACCCTGATGGGCGCCGATGGGCTGGTCGAAGACTTCCCGCTCGTTGGCGTAATCGACCGCGCGGTCGATGGCGCACTTGCCGACACCGATAGCACCGGAGGCACCGAGCAGCCGCTCGGGATTGACCGTATCGAACAACTGGTACAGACCCATCCCCTTCGTCCCGATGATGTCGTCCTCGTGGGCGCGATAGCCGTCGATGGAGAGTTCGAACTGCTTTTCGGGTGTCGGGATGCCGACGTCGAGTTCGCGGCGCTCGATGTTCGGATCGTCAGGGTCGACGAGGAACA of the Natronomonas halophila genome contains:
- a CDS encoding acyl-CoA dehydrogenase family protein gives rise to the protein MTDTPPGFEESQELEMIRETARNIASDYDDEYFLEVSEGKEPTEFWNDCADAGFLGAAIPQEYGGEGMGFWELSAIVEELCANGCLGAEMLFVVNVCFGGITLTENGSEEQKEAWLPGICNGDVNFAMALTEPDAGHNAPNMETFAEQDGDEYVIDGTKQWISGVDVADQMLLVARTSPKDESAKMQGVTLFLVDPDDPNIERRELDVGIPTPEKQFELSIDGYRAHEDDIIGTKGMGLYQLFDTVNPERLLGASGAIGVGKCAIDRAVDYANEREVFDQPIGAHQGIQHPIADSWAKLQSAGLLVRKAAWMVDNEADPKRTAEVSNMAKLRATEVGHDATDVAVQTHGGNGFSREYTVIEMWKGSRLGKVAPGSTEMMRNHVAEHTLGLPRSY